The following proteins come from a genomic window of Hoplias malabaricus isolate fHopMal1 chromosome 15, fHopMal1.hap1, whole genome shotgun sequence:
- the LOC136668967 gene encoding uncharacterized protein, protein MDQECDLEAAELGEKRQSQQEANSETGTNFPIPGNTVQHRTVGDSELEPLPSHQNEGMSQGPVGTAEKCEGLRVSVEISTALGTDGVNWPLKASSRDCLAREPLLNEHFNNPLPQRSQYTVSRTVETDGHSGGTLGSTCQDSGSGFEPVQDDSGSVVDECPICSEPYRSQGDHSMTLLNCDHSLCQRCLATLVKRAADCSRVQCPLCRQKTPLLQWEVYRLQEDTAFSSVPPNSSMPMLVRSDPGTEAEPPAPGLCSVLEQRLLERAETARVCGCFEHPRWTMRLARAMQHRSRCRCCYLALLVAMYLAELTFLLLVFLPVIVLVILFTVAS, encoded by the coding sequence ATGGATCAAGAGTGTGACCTTGAGGCTGCTGAGCTGGGTGAAAAGAGGCAGAGTCAGCAGGAGGCTAACTCAGAGACTGGGACAAACTTTCCTATACCTGGAAATACTGTTCAACATAGGACAGTGGGGGACTCCGAACTGGAACCGCTTCCTAGTCACCAAAATGAAGGAATGAGCCAAGGACCTGTGGGAACGGCTGAGAAGTGTGAGGGGTTGCGTGTCAGCGTAGAGATTTCAACAGCTTTGGGCACAGATGGAGTGAACTGGCCACTGAAAGCCTCGTCTAGGGACTGCTTGGCCAGGGAACCTTTACttaatgaacattttaataatCCACTTCCTCAGAGAAGTCAGTACACAGTGTCAAGGACGGTGGAGACAGATGGACATAGCGGCGGGACACTTGGATCCACCTGCCAGGATAGTGGGTCCGGCTTTGAGCCGGTCCAAGATGACTCCGGCTCTGTGGTAGACGAATGCCCAATTTGCAGCGAACCCTACCGTTCCCAGGGTGACCACAGCATGACGCTGTTAAACTGTGACCATAGTTTGTGCCAGCGCTGCTTGGCCACCTTGGTCAAGCGAGCGGCTGACTGCAGCCGGGTGCAGTGTCCACTTTGTCGCCAGAAAACCCCTCTGTTACAGTGGGAGGTCTACAGGCTTCAGGAGGATACTGCTTTCTCCAGTGTTCCTCCAAACAGTTCCATGCCGATGCTTGTAAGGTCCGATCCAGGAACTGAAGCTGAACCTCCAGCCCCCGGACTGTGTTCTGTTCTAGAGCAGCGTTTATTAGAAAGGGCTGAAACAGCCAGAGTCTGTGGTTGTTTTGAACACCCTCGTTGGACCATGCGGCTCGCCCGGGCGATGCAGCACCGGAGCCGCTGCCGCTGCTGTTACCTGGCCTTGTTGGTCGCTATGTACCTGGCTGAGCTGACCTTTCTGTTGCTTGTTTTTTTGCCTGTCATTGTGCTGGTGATTCTGTTCACTGTGGCGAGCTAA